In Streptomyces sp. P3, one DNA window encodes the following:
- a CDS encoding RICIN domain-containing protein: MNNPTNGGRRGRHRRRWTATGLLLGVPAVVLPYLVFVQEDSQAATVDASAYYRLVSVRSGKVMDVNGFSTADGTRIQQWADQNTANQQWRLKPAGDGYYELVNRNSGKVLGTVGSSTARSAAAEQQTDSSSTAQEWKIQDVSGSDAVTFTSRKSGLVLDVSAGSTADGATVIQYPSRGSTNQQWRLVKVGGTRTSGGGTARTTAGAGPYSWKNAQVVGGGYVTGLVFNQREKGLLYARTDMGGAYRWDTGAEQWIPLTDRFGEKDWNLLGIDSLATDPADPSRLYLGAGTYTNEWAGNGAILRSTDRGRTFQRTELPFKLGGNEDGRGAGERLVIDPADHGTLLLGTRKNGLWRSSDYGVTWSRVSSFPVRDGGSSGGGISFVTYGPAGSKTVYVGVNDKATSLYRSTDGGGTWQAVPGQPTGQLPQHGAVSGDGSLYLTYTNALGPNGVTAGSVRKYTPSGGTWKDVSPSQGSYGFSGLAVDPQKPSTVMVTTLDRWWPEDEIYRTTDGGATWKALAGKSIRNAAAAPYIGTGVGHWMTALAIDPFDSGHVLYGTGNGIWRSEDATATDSGGTSHWTVGAGGLEETALADAVAPPGGAAVLTSMGDQGGFRHDSLTEVPAGRLSNPMMSNSTDIDFAQANPSVLVRVGRGGAQDGAYSTDGGSSWNGFKSEPVAGADSGHVALAADGSTIVWTEEGQAPYRSTDRGASWSRAGGLGAGAVVVADRSSAKTFYSLSGGTLYVSTDGGATFTARATGLPAGRLTAVPGVAGDLWIAGSGQGLLHSTDGGRGFTALETVRSASALGFGKAAPGASYQTLYLIGAVKDVTGVFRSTDSGATWLRVNDDAHQWGSIGGLGIVTGDPDTFGRVYIGTNGRGLQYGDPS, from the coding sequence ATGAACAATCCCACGAACGGCGGGCGCCGCGGGCGTCACCGCCGTCGCTGGACCGCCACCGGCCTGCTGCTGGGCGTGCCCGCCGTCGTCCTGCCGTATCTCGTGTTCGTGCAGGAGGATTCGCAGGCCGCGACTGTCGACGCCAGTGCCTACTACCGACTGGTATCGGTGCGCAGTGGCAAGGTGATGGATGTCAACGGATTCTCCACCGCCGACGGCACCCGTATCCAGCAGTGGGCCGATCAGAACACCGCCAACCAACAGTGGAGGCTCAAGCCCGCCGGGGACGGCTACTACGAGCTGGTGAACCGCAACAGCGGCAAGGTGCTGGGCACAGTGGGCAGTTCGACCGCACGTTCGGCTGCCGCCGAGCAGCAGACCGACAGCTCCTCCACCGCCCAGGAGTGGAAGATCCAGGACGTGAGCGGTTCCGACGCCGTCACCTTCACCTCCCGCAAGAGCGGCCTGGTCCTGGACGTCTCCGCAGGTTCCACGGCCGACGGTGCGACCGTCATCCAGTATCCGAGCCGGGGCAGCACCAACCAGCAGTGGAGGCTCGTGAAGGTTGGCGGGACCCGGACGTCCGGGGGCGGCACCGCGCGGACCACGGCCGGGGCCGGACCCTACTCGTGGAAGAACGCCCAGGTGGTGGGCGGCGGTTACGTCACCGGGCTGGTCTTCAACCAGCGCGAGAAGGGCCTGCTGTACGCGCGCACCGACATGGGCGGTGCCTACCGCTGGGACACCGGGGCCGAGCAGTGGATCCCGCTGACCGACCGGTTCGGCGAGAAGGACTGGAACCTGCTGGGGATCGATTCGCTGGCCACCGACCCCGCCGACCCCAGCCGGCTCTACCTCGGCGCGGGTACCTACACCAACGAGTGGGCCGGCAACGGCGCGATCCTGCGCTCCACCGACCGGGGCCGCACTTTTCAGCGCACCGAACTGCCCTTCAAGCTGGGCGGCAACGAGGACGGCCGAGGGGCGGGCGAACGGCTCGTGATCGACCCGGCGGACCACGGCACCCTGTTGCTGGGCACCCGCAAGAACGGTCTGTGGCGCAGCTCCGACTACGGCGTGACATGGAGTCGGGTCTCCTCGTTCCCCGTCAGGGACGGGGGGAGCAGCGGCGGAGGCATCTCCTTCGTGACGTACGGGCCGGCAGGCAGCAAGACGGTCTACGTCGGCGTCAACGACAAGGCCACCTCCCTCTACCGCTCCACCGACGGCGGCGGTACCTGGCAGGCCGTCCCCGGGCAGCCCACCGGCCAGCTGCCGCAGCACGGCGCGGTCTCCGGCGACGGCTCGCTGTACCTGACGTACACCAACGCCCTCGGGCCCAACGGCGTGACGGCGGGCTCGGTGCGGAAGTACACGCCGAGTGGCGGCACGTGGAAGGACGTTTCCCCTTCCCAGGGAAGCTACGGGTTCTCCGGTCTGGCCGTCGACCCGCAGAAGCCGTCCACGGTGATGGTCACCACCCTGGACCGCTGGTGGCCCGAGGACGAGATCTACCGGACCACCGACGGCGGCGCGACCTGGAAGGCCCTGGCCGGCAAGTCGATCCGCAACGCCGCCGCCGCTCCGTACATCGGCACCGGCGTCGGGCACTGGATGACCGCCCTGGCCATCGATCCCTTCGACTCCGGGCATGTGCTGTACGGCACCGGCAACGGTATCTGGCGCAGCGAGGACGCCACAGCCACCGACAGCGGCGGCACCAGTCACTGGACCGTGGGGGCGGGAGGGCTGGAGGAGACCGCGCTGGCGGACGCCGTCGCCCCGCCCGGTGGCGCCGCCGTCCTCACCTCCATGGGGGACCAGGGCGGCTTCCGGCACGACTCCCTGACCGAGGTGCCCGCCGGGCGGCTGAGCAACCCGATGATGAGCAACAGCACCGACATCGACTTCGCCCAGGCCAATCCCTCGGTGCTGGTCCGGGTCGGTCGCGGCGGCGCGCAGGACGGCGCCTACTCCACCGACGGCGGCAGCAGTTGGAACGGCTTCAAGTCGGAGCCGGTGGCCGGCGCCGACAGCGGCCACGTCGCGCTCGCGGCGGACGGCTCCACCATCGTGTGGACGGAGGAGGGCCAGGCCCCGTACCGCTCGACCGACAGGGGCGCGAGCTGGTCGAGAGCCGGCGGCCTGGGCGCGGGCGCCGTGGTCGTCGCCGACCGGTCCTCGGCCAAGACCTTCTACTCCCTTTCCGGCGGCACGCTCTACGTCAGCACCGACGGCGGCGCGACCTTCACCGCCCGCGCCACCGGCCTGCCCGCCGGCCGCCTCACGGCCGTCCCCGGCGTCGCCGGAGACCTGTGGATCGCCGGCTCCGGCCAGGGGCTGCTGCACTCCACCGACGGCGGCCGCGGCTTCACCGCGCTCGAGACGGTGCGGTCCGCCTCCGCCCTGGGCTTCGGCAAGGCCGCGCCCGGCGCCTCGTACCAGACCCTGTACCTGATCGGCGCCGTCAAGGACGTCACCGGGGTGTTCCGCTCCACCGACAGCGGCGCCACCTGGCTCCGTGTCAACGACGACGCTCATCAGTGGGGCAGCATCGGCGGCCTGGGCATCGTCACCGGCGACCCGGACACCTTCGGCCGCGTGTACATCGGCACCAACGGACGCGGACTCCAGTACGGCGACCCGTCCTGA